One genomic segment of Rhizobium sp. 11515TR includes these proteins:
- a CDS encoding carbon-phosphorus lyase complex subunit PhnI, with the protein MAYVATRGGEYAIEQAERLFRADLGPITRERVDAVRTGLPYLIDRLMGEASLYEPDLAALALAQAGGDLYEAILLLRAYRTTQPRIAVADPIDQPDLLTVRRISAAFKDIPGGQILGPTLDYSHRLLQVDVLQGNDYVPEPVIPAAKPAPATQPSLTSWQKAQGLIPNHPGETVAPEEIPDLTREPLLFPAARAHKLQSLARADTGGTLALGYASMRGYSAVHPTVNELRLAYAPVRLRHPSGTIFSAGRVRVSQTEVISKVKELQLGFSATFGWNEVKVIAAATLDLASNQPNPHPAANEEFVLYHTEPIESSGFCIHFKLPHYVTFQSTPDALRRVKTDKDTAAVKPAVTEKLAPQQEEVAL; encoded by the coding sequence ATGGCCTATGTAGCAACCCGCGGTGGCGAATACGCCATCGAACAGGCGGAACGGCTTTTCCGCGCCGATCTCGGCCCGATCACGCGAGAGCGTGTCGACGCTGTTCGCACTGGCCTTCCCTATCTCATCGACCGGCTGATGGGAGAGGCATCGCTTTACGAGCCCGACCTCGCCGCTCTGGCGCTCGCCCAGGCCGGCGGCGATCTCTACGAGGCGATCCTTCTGCTGCGCGCTTACCGCACGACGCAGCCACGGATCGCCGTTGCAGACCCCATCGATCAGCCGGATCTTCTGACGGTCCGACGCATCTCGGCCGCCTTCAAGGATATTCCCGGCGGCCAGATATTGGGGCCGACGCTGGACTACTCCCATCGCCTGCTTCAGGTCGACGTGTTGCAGGGCAATGATTATGTCCCGGAACCGGTGATCCCGGCTGCCAAGCCGGCGCCAGCGACGCAACCCTCACTGACCAGCTGGCAGAAGGCACAAGGGCTTATTCCGAATCATCCGGGCGAAACCGTCGCGCCTGAGGAAATCCCGGATCTGACGCGCGAGCCGCTGCTGTTTCCAGCAGCACGCGCCCACAAGCTCCAAAGCCTGGCCCGCGCCGACACCGGCGGCACGCTGGCGCTCGGCTATGCCAGCATGCGCGGCTATAGCGCTGTGCATCCGACGGTCAACGAGCTGCGCCTGGCCTATGCGCCTGTTCGCCTGCGCCATCCATCGGGTACAATCTTCAGCGCGGGCCGCGTTCGTGTGAGCCAGACCGAAGTCATTTCCAAGGTGAAGGAATTGCAACTGGGCTTTTCGGCGACCTTTGGCTGGAACGAGGTGAAGGTGATCGCGGCGGCAACGCTCGACCTTGCCTCCAACCAGCCCAATCCGCACCCAGCTGCTAACGAGGAATTCGTGCTCTATCACACCGAGCCGATCGAAAGCTCCGGCTTCTGCATTCACTTCAAGCTTCCGCATTACGTCACGTTCCAGTCGACCCCCGACGCGCTCCGCCGCGTCAAGACCGACAAGGACACTGCCGCCGTAAAGCCGGCCGTCACCGAAAAGCTCGCCCCGCAACAGGAGGAGGTCGCACTATGA
- a CDS encoding alpha-D-ribose 1-methylphosphonate 5-triphosphate diphosphatase — MWLSNFEIILQDRVIERGAIRIEDGLIAEISERPIEGAEVDGHGRFLLPGFVDMHGDMIEKCVEPRVNVRMPLELGVYDLDKMLAANGVTTAYAAVAFTPATYGHVRSIEHTHAMIEKLASMREELLIDHRIHGRFEVTFLPALKEAKTLIHAGALHLISLMDHTPGQGQYRDIELHIANTAKAKKISEAQAAELVKQRMVARSEHGDSMDIINGLAELAREHGVVLASHDDDTIEKAALLHSLGAAISEFPINIATATEARRLGLATAMGAPNALRGLSYSGNLSAREAYEAGVLDILASDYHPSAILPAVIALAEIGKGGLPASAALASANPAKALGLNDRGRIAEGLRADLVIADRGRIPRVRGTIRGGKMVWSDGAIKGF; from the coding sequence ATGTGGCTGAGTAATTTCGAAATTATATTGCAGGACCGCGTGATCGAGCGCGGCGCTATCAGGATCGAGGACGGACTGATCGCTGAAATCAGCGAGCGGCCTATCGAAGGAGCGGAAGTGGACGGGCACGGCCGGTTTCTATTGCCCGGTTTTGTCGACATGCATGGCGATATGATCGAAAAGTGCGTGGAGCCGCGCGTCAATGTCCGCATGCCGCTCGAACTCGGCGTCTACGACCTCGACAAGATGCTCGCCGCAAATGGCGTGACGACAGCCTACGCGGCTGTCGCCTTCACCCCGGCAACGTACGGCCATGTCCGCTCCATAGAGCATACCCATGCGATGATCGAAAAGCTCGCATCGATGCGGGAAGAGCTTTTGATCGACCACCGCATCCATGGCCGCTTCGAGGTGACGTTCCTGCCCGCATTGAAAGAGGCAAAGACCTTGATCCACGCCGGTGCGCTGCACCTGATTTCGCTGATGGATCACACGCCGGGCCAGGGACAATATCGCGACATCGAGCTGCATATCGCCAACACGGCAAAGGCCAAGAAGATCAGCGAGGCGCAGGCGGCAGAACTCGTGAAACAGCGCATGGTGGCCCGCTCCGAGCATGGCGATAGCATGGACATCATCAACGGCCTGGCGGAACTGGCCCGCGAGCACGGCGTCGTGCTTGCCTCCCACGATGACGACACCATCGAGAAGGCAGCACTTCTGCATAGCCTCGGCGCTGCAATTAGCGAGTTTCCGATCAATATCGCGACGGCCACCGAAGCAAGACGACTGGGATTGGCGACGGCCATGGGCGCGCCGAATGCGCTGCGCGGCCTTTCCTATTCCGGCAATCTTTCCGCGCGGGAAGCTTATGAAGCCGGCGTGCTGGATATCCTTGCGAGCGACTATCATCCATCGGCCATTCTGCCTGCTGTGATCGCGCTTGCGGAAATCGGCAAGGGCGGCCTTCCCGCCTCGGCGGCACTGGCAAGCGCCAACCCGGCAAAAGCGCTCGGCCTGAATGATCGCGGCCGCATCGCTGAAGGGCTCCGCGCCGATCTGGTCATTGCCGACCGCGGTCGGATACCCCGAGTGCGCGGCACGATCCGCGGCGGCAAGATGGTCTGGTCTGACGGAGCGATCAAGGGTTTCTGA
- a CDS encoding SDR family oxidoreductase: protein MSRLDGKFAVVTGGTQGLGAEVARLFAERGAAGLTICGRSTAKGEAKAREIGDRYKIPVAFVAADLGQVEDCRKVIATAVEKFGRIDALVNVAAITDRGTILDTDPDLFDRMFAVNVRAPFFLMQDAIKNMIANGIEGTIVNISSMSAMAGQPFISAYCSSKGALDTLTRNTAFSLLRNRIRVNALNIGWMSSDGEDRIQREYHGAAEDWLAKAAAQQPFGRLVDPAEVARAVAFLSSEESGLMTGATVNFDQSIWGAYEGSPHPEKAM, encoded by the coding sequence ATGAGCCGACTGGATGGAAAATTCGCCGTCGTGACCGGCGGCACGCAAGGCTTAGGTGCGGAAGTCGCGCGGCTCTTTGCCGAGCGGGGTGCAGCCGGCCTGACGATTTGCGGCCGCAGTACCGCCAAAGGCGAGGCGAAGGCACGGGAGATTGGCGACCGCTATAAAATACCGGTCGCTTTCGTTGCCGCCGATCTGGGTCAAGTCGAGGATTGTCGTAAAGTCATCGCGACAGCGGTCGAAAAATTCGGTCGCATCGATGCGCTCGTCAATGTCGCCGCCATCACCGATCGCGGCACCATTCTCGACACCGATCCGGATCTGTTCGACCGGATGTTCGCCGTGAATGTGCGCGCGCCCTTCTTCCTGATGCAGGACGCGATCAAGAACATGATCGCCAATGGCATCGAAGGAACGATCGTCAATATTTCTTCGATGTCGGCGATGGCCGGCCAGCCCTTCATCAGCGCCTATTGCTCTTCCAAAGGCGCGCTGGATACGCTGACCCGCAATACAGCCTTCTCCCTGCTCAGGAACCGCATCAGGGTCAACGCGCTTAATATCGGCTGGATGTCGAGCGATGGCGAGGATCGCATTCAACGCGAATATCATGGTGCTGCGGAGGATTGGCTGGCAAAAGCTGCCGCCCAGCAGCCGTTCGGCCGGCTGGTCGATCCGGCCGAGGTCGCACGCGCCGTCGCCTTCCTGTCATCGGAGGAATCCGGCCTGATGACCGGCGCCACGGTCAATTTCGATCAGTCGATCTGGGGCGCCTATGAAGGATCGCCGCATCCGGAGAAAGCGATGTAA
- a CDS encoding phosphonate C-P lyase system protein PhnL produces MNIQVSARQATPPVLRVQGLSKQFEMHHLKRTLFAFENIEFDLNAGEFILLKGENGAGKSTLLRTLYRSYLPRAGHVYYHTQEGIIDLATAADVDIAVLRRREIGFVTQFLNARPRVAAEEIVAEPLRLAGTPHSEALAEARRWLDAFGVKKQLWSAYPSTFSGGEQQKVNLARALILPQRLLLLDEPTASLDYSARRALVERLTQLKASGVAMIGVFHHPDDVKALIDRELHLEAIKIEDEQDDVAE; encoded by the coding sequence ATGAATATTCAGGTTTCCGCCCGGCAAGCCACGCCCCCGGTACTGCGCGTCCAGGGCCTTTCGAAGCAGTTCGAAATGCACCATCTCAAGCGCACGCTGTTTGCCTTCGAGAATATCGAATTCGACCTGAATGCGGGTGAATTCATCCTGCTTAAGGGCGAGAACGGCGCTGGCAAATCGACGCTGCTGCGCACGCTCTACCGCTCTTACCTGCCGCGCGCCGGCCACGTCTATTATCACACGCAGGAAGGGATCATCGATCTCGCGACGGCGGCGGATGTCGACATTGCCGTGCTGCGCCGCCGCGAAATCGGCTTCGTCACGCAATTCCTCAATGCCCGCCCGCGCGTTGCGGCCGAAGAGATCGTTGCCGAGCCGCTGAGGCTGGCCGGTACGCCGCATTCCGAAGCCTTGGCCGAGGCGCGGCGGTGGCTCGATGCCTTCGGCGTCAAGAAGCAGCTCTGGTCGGCTTATCCCTCAACCTTCTCCGGCGGCGAGCAGCAGAAGGTCAATCTGGCCCGCGCGCTCATCCTGCCGCAGCGCCTGCTGCTGCTCGACGAACCGACCGCTTCGCTCGACTATTCCGCCCGCCGGGCACTGGTCGAAAGACTGACACAGCTCAAAGCGTCCGGCGTCGCGATGATCGGTGTCTTTCACCATCCGGACGATGTAAAGGCATTGATCGACCGGGAACTTCATTTGGAAGCCATCAAGATCGAGGACGAGCAAGACGATGTGGCTGAGTAA
- the phnH gene encoding phosphonate C-P lyase system protein PhnH: MASNLLPTLDDTRTNATFEELMWAVSRPGQPRELPAEGFWPLAESLLDRECSFHVTSDPALDLKMAPTGARRMPLADSDYVFAAIGSSEAVETLSTLRIGSLLYPDDAATLFASARFGSGQRLRLTGPGIKDSVTIEIDGIDPAFWHMRAKAIRYPLGWDLYLVDGRRLLGIPRSTTIEVL; this comes from the coding sequence ATGGCCAGCAATCTCCTGCCCACCCTCGACGACACCCGCACCAACGCCACCTTCGAGGAACTCATGTGGGCGGTGAGCCGACCCGGCCAGCCGCGTGAATTGCCTGCCGAAGGCTTCTGGCCGCTCGCCGAAAGCCTGCTCGATCGCGAATGCAGCTTCCATGTGACAAGCGATCCGGCGCTGGACCTAAAGATGGCCCCAACCGGTGCGAGACGAATGCCGCTTGCCGATTCGGATTATGTCTTTGCTGCTATCGGCTCCTCCGAAGCTGTCGAAACCTTGTCGACATTGCGCATCGGCAGCCTACTGTATCCCGATGATGCCGCAACGCTGTTTGCGTCCGCGCGATTTGGCTCCGGACAGCGACTGCGTCTGACGGGACCCGGCATCAAGGACAGCGTGACAATCGAGATCGACGGCATCGATCCTGCCTTCTGGCATATGCGTGCCAAGGCAATCCGCTATCCGCTCGGCTGGGATCTCTATCTCGTTGATGGCAGACGCCTGCTCGGCATTCCCCGTTCCACGACAATCGAGGTGCTCTGA
- a CDS encoding ATP-binding cassette domain-containing protein: MAAPVTTQAAELTRQPPRLMLAEPILTMRGIARNYGDVTALSVVDVTVYPGEVLGIVGESGSGKSTLLRMMNLEDTPDTGTYNLALPGHESRDLFTLDRFERRMLRAHHIGIVYQNPHLGLLMNHTSSGNVAERLLISGNRNFAELRERARQSLDASEFPIERMDARPNELSGGMQQRVQLAKAIALEPAVLLLDEPTTGLDVSVQALVLDTLKRLQRERSITMVLVSHDLGVIRTMADRVMVMRRGKVVEHGLADQIFQDPQHAYTQQLVHAKL; encoded by the coding sequence ATGGCTGCGCCCGTTACAACTCAAGCGGCAGAGCTGACCCGCCAGCCGCCGCGGCTGATGCTGGCCGAACCCATCCTGACCATGCGCGGCATTGCGCGCAACTATGGCGATGTCACCGCGCTCAGCGTCGTCGATGTGACTGTTTATCCGGGCGAAGTGCTCGGCATTGTCGGCGAATCCGGTTCCGGCAAGTCGACGCTTCTGAGGATGATGAACCTTGAGGATACGCCCGACACGGGTACGTATAATCTTGCTCTTCCCGGGCACGAGAGCCGCGACCTCTTTACGCTCGACCGCTTCGAGCGGCGGATGCTGAGAGCGCATCACATCGGCATCGTCTATCAGAACCCGCATCTCGGCCTGCTGATGAACCACACGAGCAGCGGCAACGTCGCCGAACGCCTGCTGATTTCAGGCAATCGCAATTTCGCCGAGCTGCGCGAACGGGCGCGCCAGTCGCTCGATGCCTCCGAATTTCCGATCGAGCGCATGGACGCCCGACCGAACGAGCTTTCCGGCGGCATGCAGCAGCGCGTCCAGCTCGCCAAGGCAATCGCGCTCGAGCCGGCCGTCCTGCTGCTCGACGAGCCGACGACCGGCCTCGACGTCAGCGTCCAGGCACTGGTCCTCGACACGCTGAAGCGGTTGCAGCGCGAGCGTTCGATCACCATGGTTTTGGTCTCGCACGATCTCGGCGTCATACGCACGATGGCAGACCGGGTGATGGTCATGCGACGCGGCAAGGTTGTGGAACACGGCCTGGCCGACCAAATCTTCCAGGATCCGCAGCACGCCTATACGCAGCAGCTCGTTCACGCCAAGCTTTGA
- a CDS encoding alpha-D-ribose 1-methylphosphonate 5-phosphate C-P-lyase PhnJ — protein MKLQELTKPWMAFNYGFLDESAKREIRRRILKAIAVPGYQVPYASREVPIARGWGTGGLQVTLTLLKPTSVVKVIDQGSDDSVNASSIRKFVTRVGGAVETEDTMAATIIQSRHRIPEEKLREDQVLVLQVPNPEPLRPVQPDMSVAREMHGDADYGQLWLVLYEQLVKSGRIMQGSSYPSMVNGRHVMTPSPIPRWDVPKLNQAGHLTILSAGREKRIFAVPPYTRVEPLIFDDVPYRVEDHQDKTCYRSNVTGFFMNELPQEDGSSQYELSDSHFGVKHIRKSEAESVEIGETWYKNGRMD, from the coding sequence ATGAAACTTCAGGAATTGACCAAGCCCTGGATGGCCTTCAACTACGGTTTCCTCGATGAATCCGCCAAGCGCGAAATACGCCGCCGCATCCTGAAGGCGATTGCCGTTCCCGGCTACCAGGTGCCCTATGCGAGCCGCGAAGTGCCGATCGCTCGCGGCTGGGGAACGGGCGGGCTGCAGGTGACGCTGACGCTGCTCAAGCCCACATCCGTCGTCAAAGTCATCGACCAGGGATCCGACGATTCCGTCAATGCCAGCAGCATCCGCAAGTTCGTGACGCGGGTTGGCGGCGCCGTCGAGACGGAAGACACGATGGCCGCAACCATCATTCAGTCCCGCCACCGCATTCCGGAGGAAAAGCTGCGCGAAGATCAGGTCCTGGTACTGCAGGTTCCGAATCCGGAACCGTTGCGCCCGGTGCAGCCGGATATGTCCGTCGCCCGCGAAATGCATGGCGATGCCGATTATGGGCAGCTGTGGCTGGTGCTCTACGAACAGCTCGTCAAATCGGGGCGGATCATGCAAGGGTCCAGCTATCCGAGCATGGTCAACGGCCGGCATGTGATGACGCCATCGCCGATCCCGCGCTGGGACGTGCCCAAGCTCAATCAGGCGGGCCACCTGACAATCCTGTCCGCCGGCCGCGAGAAGCGCATCTTCGCCGTGCCGCCCTATACGCGCGTCGAACCGCTTATTTTCGATGATGTGCCCTACCGCGTCGAGGATCACCAGGACAAGACCTGCTACCGCAGCAACGTCACCGGCTTCTTCATGAACGAGCTGCCGCAGGAGGATGGCTCTTCACAATACGAACTGTCCGACAGCCATTTCGGCGTGAAGCACATCCGCAAATCGGAAGCGGAATCGGTCGAGATCGGCGAGACCTGGTACAAGAATGGAAGGATGGACTGA
- a CDS encoding class I SAM-dependent methyltransferase translates to MLEADKVFAGSIPENYDRHMVPLIFEPYAADIAQRAASLRPGTVLEIAAGTGVVTRALTPKLSSGASYVVTDLNQPMLDYAASRQAPDGRITWRQADAQSLPFENASFDLVFCQFGAMFFPDRIAAYREAKRVLKPGGYFLFNVWDRIEENIFADDVTNALARIFPEDPPRFLARTPHGYHDVDRIRGDLENAGFSEIVIETRAEQSRASSPRLPAVAYCQGTLLRNEIEAREAGKLQAATDYVAAAIEARHGSGEVVAKIQAHIMLATAYPA, encoded by the coding sequence ATGTTGGAGGCAGACAAGGTATTCGCTGGCTCGATTCCGGAAAATTACGACCGCCATATGGTGCCGTTGATTTTCGAGCCTTACGCGGCAGATATTGCCCAACGAGCAGCGTCCTTGCGGCCTGGCACAGTGTTGGAAATCGCTGCAGGCACCGGCGTTGTCACCCGCGCATTGACGCCGAAACTATCTTCCGGCGCAAGCTATGTCGTCACCGACCTCAACCAGCCGATGCTTGATTACGCCGCTTCGCGGCAGGCTCCCGACGGCCGCATCACATGGCGGCAGGCGGATGCCCAGTCGTTGCCCTTTGAAAATGCATCCTTCGATCTCGTCTTCTGCCAGTTCGGCGCCATGTTCTTTCCGGACCGCATCGCAGCTTATCGTGAGGCAAAGCGCGTTCTGAAGCCCGGCGGATATTTCCTGTTCAACGTCTGGGATCGCATCGAAGAGAACATATTCGCGGATGATGTCACGAACGCGCTTGCCCGGATTTTTCCGGAGGATCCGCCACGCTTTCTGGCGCGCACTCCGCATGGCTATCATGATGTGGATCGGATTCGCGGCGATCTCGAGAATGCGGGTTTCTCCGAAATTGTGATCGAAACGAGGGCAGAGCAAAGCCGGGCATCCTCGCCGCGTCTTCCGGCCGTCGCTTATTGTCAGGGAACTCTGCTCCGCAACGAAATTGAAGCCAGAGAAGCAGGGAAGCTGCAGGCTGCGACCGACTATGTCGCCGCGGCAATCGAAGCCAGACACGGTAGCGGCGAAGTTGTTGCCAAAATTCAGGCACATATCATGCTGGCGACGGCTTATCCTGCCTAA
- a CDS encoding phytanoyl-CoA dioxygenase family protein, which yields MDAQTLASRRSQKVWLSADCGNFDTFKGLVEKTANLADWPLAAGIEKNILIYDGDKVRSAAGDEDERRALMAEWVEAFTSGPGIVVIKNAMPDTAVVDRATAVFEAIVREEKEKGKGAGDHFAKPGANDRIWNALEKHCLTDPENFARYYASTAVALVSEAWLGVGYQMTAQMNRVNPGGTAQKPHRDYHLGFMSPQQMQAYPGHIHAVSPLLTLQGAVAHCDMPLESGPTLFLPYSQTFFEGYIAFGRPEFQAYFAEHHVQLPLKKGDAVFFNPAVMHGAGNNVSKDIYRMANLLQVSSAFGRAMESVNRSRMSVTIYPALVAALNAGTLSRAEAANVIASTAEGYAFPTNLDSDPPVGGLAPKTQAQIMAEAIDAGTDAKRFAELIAAHAARREA from the coding sequence ATGGACGCTCAGACGCTCGCTAGCCGACGAAGCCAAAAGGTTTGGTTGTCGGCTGATTGCGGCAATTTCGATACTTTCAAAGGTCTGGTCGAAAAGACCGCCAATCTGGCGGACTGGCCATTGGCGGCGGGGATCGAGAAAAACATCCTCATCTATGATGGCGACAAGGTTCGCAGCGCCGCCGGGGATGAAGACGAACGTCGCGCCCTGATGGCCGAGTGGGTAGAAGCCTTTACCTCAGGTCCTGGCATCGTCGTCATCAAGAACGCCATGCCGGATACGGCAGTCGTCGATCGCGCGACTGCCGTGTTCGAAGCCATCGTCCGCGAGGAAAAAGAGAAGGGTAAGGGGGCCGGCGATCATTTCGCCAAGCCCGGCGCCAACGACCGCATCTGGAATGCGCTGGAGAAACACTGCCTGACGGATCCGGAAAATTTTGCCCGCTATTATGCCTCCACTGCCGTCGCCCTAGTGTCGGAGGCCTGGCTTGGAGTCGGCTATCAGATGACCGCACAGATGAACCGGGTCAATCCCGGCGGCACCGCGCAGAAGCCGCATCGCGACTATCATCTCGGCTTCATGTCGCCGCAGCAGATGCAGGCCTATCCCGGCCACATCCATGCCGTTTCGCCGCTGTTGACGCTGCAGGGCGCGGTCGCGCATTGCGATATGCCGCTCGAAAGTGGACCGACGCTGTTCCTACCCTATTCGCAGACCTTCTTCGAAGGCTATATCGCCTTCGGCCGGCCGGAATTTCAGGCCTATTTCGCCGAACATCACGTTCAATTACCGCTGAAGAAGGGCGATGCCGTTTTCTTCAATCCGGCAGTCATGCACGGGGCCGGTAACAATGTCTCGAAAGACATCTATCGTATGGCGAACCTGCTGCAGGTCTCCTCGGCCTTCGGTCGGGCGATGGAGAGCGTCAACCGCAGCCGTATGTCGGTGACGATCTATCCTGCGCTTGTCGCCGCGCTCAATGCCGGCACGCTGAGCCGCGCAGAAGCTGCGAACGTGATCGCATCGACGGCCGAGGGCTATGCCTTCCCGACCAATCTCGACAGCGATCCGCCGGTCGGGGGCCTCGCGCCAAAAACCCAGGCGCAGATCATGGCTGAGGCGATCGATGCCGGGACGGACGCAAAGCGATTTGCCGAACTCATCGCCGCCCATGCCGCACGCAGGGAGGCTTGA
- a CDS encoding phosphonate C-P lyase system protein PhnG, whose amino-acid sequence MTEEKTGNPVNASYTHAQALDILAAGRPAHIKAAAEKVLDTLGEVDVVVNRTGLAMLPLIDTVRSTAFHLGEVLVSEAHIRVPDRAVEGYGAVVGRDLEHAMGMAVIDAAIAAGHQAGLILELLNAERRHQEKEDRQLLQKVEATRVQMETF is encoded by the coding sequence ATGACTGAGGAGAAGACTGGTAACCCGGTCAACGCATCCTATACGCATGCGCAGGCACTGGACATTCTCGCCGCAGGCCGCCCGGCGCACATCAAGGCTGCGGCCGAAAAGGTGCTCGACACCCTCGGCGAGGTCGATGTCGTCGTGAACCGCACCGGCCTTGCCATGCTGCCGCTGATCGACACCGTTCGCAGCACCGCCTTCCATCTCGGCGAAGTTCTGGTGTCCGAAGCGCATATCCGCGTGCCGGATCGCGCCGTGGAAGGCTATGGCGCAGTGGTCGGCCGGGATCTCGAACACGCCATGGGAATGGCTGTGATCGATGCAGCGATCGCCGCCGGTCATCAGGCGGGTCTCATCCTTGAGCTCCTGAATGCCGAACGGCGCCATCAGGAAAAGGAAGACCGGCAGCTCCTGCAGAAAGTCGAGGCAACCCGCGTGCAGATGGAGACATTCTGA
- a CDS encoding PfkB family carbohydrate kinase, producing the protein MPRVIVIGSVNHDRIWQLDAPLVPGGRIQFSSRATRLGGGAFYTGLQLLELGADVAIVSRLMQDEQGQTALRSLSTAGFHTEYIMMAPGKTAPLEIFLEPSGERTILAPTGRSQQLTAAGKLSGAGVYINALALDESLVEQIGAQPLVLSQFPLRPATPRPADYVISSRDDVPDDLNLAWQRAGQIAGSRLKMLVLTDGTRPITLFDGLQAVEVEPAAKVDTTDTIGAGDRFAGSFLFALLQGQAPTAAAREASRITAEWLRRRSA; encoded by the coding sequence ATGCCCCGAGTAATCGTAATCGGATCGGTAAACCACGATCGCATATGGCAGCTGGATGCACCGCTGGTTCCGGGCGGACGCATACAATTTTCATCCCGCGCGACCCGGCTCGGCGGCGGCGCCTTCTATACCGGCCTGCAATTGCTGGAACTGGGAGCGGACGTCGCCATCGTTTCCAGGCTGATGCAGGACGAACAAGGGCAAACCGCGTTGCGATCCCTTTCGACGGCCGGCTTCCATACCGAATACATCATGATGGCGCCCGGAAAGACGGCACCGCTGGAAATTTTCCTTGAGCCGAGTGGAGAGCGGACGATCCTCGCACCGACCGGGCGATCTCAGCAGTTGACGGCAGCCGGCAAACTGTCGGGTGCAGGCGTCTATATCAATGCCCTCGCCCTCGACGAAAGCCTCGTCGAACAGATCGGCGCGCAGCCGCTCGTCCTCTCGCAATTTCCGCTGCGGCCGGCAACGCCGCGACCGGCCGACTATGTCATCTCCTCACGCGACGATGTTCCGGATGATCTCAATCTCGCCTGGCAGAGGGCCGGCCAAATCGCCGGTTCACGCCTGAAGATGCTCGTGCTCACCGACGGCACGCGCCCCATCACCCTGTTTGACGGCTTGCAGGCGGTAGAAGTCGAACCGGCCGCAAAGGTCGACACGACCGACACCATTGGTGCCGGCGACCGGTTCGCCGGCTCTTTCCTGTTTGCCTTGCTGCAGGGGCAGGCACCGACGGCAGCTGCACGGGAAGCAAGCCGCATCACGGCCGAATGGCTGCGCCGGCGCAGCGCCTAG
- the phnF gene encoding phosphonate metabolism transcriptional regulator PhnF: MEKKLLHGQWQQVESDIAEDILTGRLSPKAQLPTESDLMERFGVGRHTIRRAISRLESRGLVLVEQGRGTFVRDSRLDYRLSERTRFSQNLLDQGREPLGQAIHEEVVPASELIAEALRLPHGEPVYHIVRRGFADEEPINYSHAYYPVRRFPGFDEARRSGRSVTVILAEYGIPDYIRLRTDIVVRLPTSEEAKQLCQSMSQPVAVSRKVDVDLKGTPISYSESVWPGERVQFSIDNTSQLLDVLARGEAG, translated from the coding sequence ATGGAGAAGAAATTGCTGCACGGGCAATGGCAACAGGTCGAAAGCGATATTGCGGAGGATATCCTGACCGGTCGCCTGTCACCAAAGGCGCAGCTTCCGACGGAATCCGACCTGATGGAACGTTTCGGCGTCGGACGTCACACCATACGGCGCGCCATTTCCCGTCTCGAAAGCCGAGGGCTCGTGCTGGTCGAGCAGGGGCGTGGAACCTTTGTCAGGGATAGCCGTCTTGATTACCGCCTGTCCGAACGCACGCGCTTTTCCCAGAACCTGCTTGATCAGGGCAGGGAACCGCTCGGCCAGGCTATTCACGAGGAGGTTGTCCCGGCTTCAGAATTGATCGCAGAGGCCTTGCGGCTTCCACATGGCGAACCTGTCTATCATATCGTCCGCCGCGGTTTTGCCGACGAAGAGCCGATCAACTATTCGCATGCCTATTATCCGGTGCGCCGTTTTCCAGGTTTCGATGAGGCGCGGCGCAGCGGGCGCAGCGTCACCGTCATTCTGGCTGAGTACGGCATCCCGGACTATATCCGCCTGCGCACGGATATCGTTGTTCGTCTGCCGACAAGCGAGGAGGCGAAGCAGCTCTGCCAATCCATGTCTCAACCGGTGGCTGTGTCGAGAAAGGTGGACGTCGATCTCAAGGGCACGCCGATTTCCTATTCGGAATCCGTCTGGCCGGGCGAGCGCGTGCAATTCTCCATCGACAACACCAGCCAGCTTCTGGACGTGCTTGCGCGCGGTGAGGCGGGCTGA